The following nucleotide sequence is from Trifolium pratense cultivar HEN17-A07 linkage group LG2, ARS_RC_1.1, whole genome shotgun sequence.
TGTACAATTGAAGTATATCTCAATAAATTCAATCGTAATATCATAACTTATAGTACTATATTTGACAAACTAAAAGAATTATCACAAGTCTCAAAATTAATGTAACTGTGATTGAACTCAAACATTTAACAGAGTGAAATTTATAAATGATCAGATTCAGACGTCTGATTACTaacataacatattaacaaCGAAACGATAAAGAAATGAAATactattaataaataatttttttaaaaaagagtaaATTAATTCATGATTTGTTTTTCATTAATCAATACATGCAAAGTATTTTGGTCTTACTTACCAAACTCAAAAAATAAACCCCATTActaaatgtcaaaaaaaaaaaaaaaaaccaaattccCAACCTTCACTTACACACGTGCTAAAAGAACCATAAACACGTGCGAATCAAGGCCTCCATGCACTAGCCCAAACCACCGGTTGTTCCTTCCACGACAAGAATATTCCGGCGTCATTACACCGCGCCATCGACCACCCTTCTTTATACCTTCTCAACAAAGCCCTAACATCATCACAAACTTCTTCACTAAACGCCACCGTATTAAACCCTCCACCATGCAAACGTTGACACCATTTCGCCGCGGTTTCTCTCCGTTCCATCGACTCCACCGGAGCACACGCCACCAAATCAACTATCCCTCTTCCGGCTTCCCTTTCCAACATTAACCGCTCGTTACTCGTCTTCGTAAAACTCTCTTCTAATGCTTCAAAATAAACCCTAAACCATCTTAAACATTCTTCAAAACCTCTCACAAATTCATATCCTTCATAACCAAAATCTAAATCAGCTTCTTCCTCCACCACCGTCACTATCCTCGGCCGCAACGCGATTAATTTAGTTATTAATACGTCGCGCCGATTACCATTACTATTACCAATAGTAATTGAATGCAAAGCATTAACACAATTAACAGCTAAAGCTTCATCTTCTTTAATATCTAAATCGGAGAAATCCAAATCGGAAAGATCACCGGCGTGATGAATAACATTGAATTTAAATGGAACTCCCATAAGTCTAGCAAATTTCTCCAATCTTGAACCAATTTCTTTCATAACTTTTTGAACCGAGCCACTAGCGGTTACAACGGTGGTTAACCGAAGATGAGGAGTATCGTCAGTGCGAGTAGCCAACGCTTCGAAAAGCGTAGGCCATTG
It contains:
- the LOC123906318 gene encoding protein SHORT-ROOT-like isoform X1 encodes the protein MDTLFRLVSFQHQHQPDHHHHQSLNSTTSITTTSSSSKSSKQNYHQNHYYEQHHQEEECFNFFMDEEDLSSSSSKHYYPYSQPFTTITTHTPTPTPTPTPPPPTDFAFELTGKWAHNILLETAHAIAEKNTTRLQQLMWMLNELSSAYGDTEQKLAAYFLQALFSRMTEAGTRTFRTLASASEKTCSFESTRKTVLKFQEVSPWTTFGHVACNGAILEALEGDSRLHIIDISNTYCTQWPTLFEALATRTDDTPHLRLTTVVTASGSVQKVMKEIGSRLEKFARLMGVPFKFNVIHHAGDLSDLDFSDLDIKEDEALAVNCVNALHSITIGNSNGNRRDVLITKLIALRPRIVTVVEEEADLDFGYEGYEFVRGFEECLRWFRVYFEALEESFTKTSNERLMLEREAGRGIVDLVACAPVESMERRETAAKWCQRLHGGGFNTVAFSEEVCDDVRALLRRYKEGWSMARCNDAGIFLSWKEQPVVWASAWRP
- the LOC123906318 gene encoding protein SHORT-ROOT-like isoform X2; this translates as MDTLFRLVSFQHQHQPDHHHHQSLNSTTSITTTSSSSKSSKQNYHQNHYYEQHHQEEECFNFFMDEEDLSSSSSKHYYPYSQPFTTITTHTPTPTPTPTPPPPTDFAFELTGKWAHNILLETAHAIAEKNTTRLQQLMWMLNELSSAYGDTEQKLAAYFLQALFSRMTEAGTRTFRTLASASEKTCSFESTRKTVLKFQEVSPWTTFGHVACNGAILEALEGDSRLHIIDISNTYCTQWPTLFEALATRTDDTPHLRLTTVVTASGSVQKVMKEIGSRLEKFARLMGVPFKFNVIHHAGDLSDLDFSDLDIKEDEALAVNCVNALHSITIGNSNGNRRDVLITKLIALRPRIVTVVEEEADLDFGYEGYEFVRGFEECLRWFRVYFEALEESFTKTSNERLMLEREAGRGIVDLVACAPVESMERRETAAKWCQRLHGGGFNTVAFSEEVCDDVRALLRRYKEGWSMARCNDAGIFLSWKEQPVVWASAWRP